The Carassius carassius chromosome 31, fCarCar2.1, whole genome shotgun sequence genome includes a region encoding these proteins:
- the LOC132111743 gene encoding uncharacterized protein LOC132111743 isoform X1, producing the protein MPSDDDGKRQWLAALNLKCPPRNVHVCSFHFVDRQPTTENPYPELWLGYDRPLSKKRRRRTWSDEGAGVNPEQHVMDEMRPVEESLASVPSPKQTDVDDSSCTSKTFTSVGTQWEDHIFEEHCYIKRQHSITYVNQSTQCDTFKPLTLMNDYDSNLYTGLPLHTFHTLVAVLRPHENLAYQTEIEQQILLTLMKLKLNLLIEDLAIRFRISVSQVSKIISFWIDTMAAVLKELIPWLPKETIRATTPEAYKQHYANVTCILDCSESEVQRPGNLDSRSESYSHYYACNTIKYLVAIAPCGLVMFISAAYGGRCSDKFITCDSGILEYLHPGDEVMVDRGFLIRDLLFERKVNMIIPHFANKMQLTEEKVTCSRRIANVRIHVERAIRRLKVYKVLSQTLPITLMPKIDKILRICAALVNLRGDLIREADN; encoded by the exons ATGCCATCCGACGACGACGGTAAAAGACAGTGGCTCGCAGCACTTAATTTGAAATGCCCGCCTCGTAACGTCCATGTATGCTCATTCCACTTTGTGGACAGACAACCAACGACAGAAAATCCATATCCTGAACTTTGGCTTGGATATGATCGTCCATTAAGTAAGAAGAGAAGACGACGAACGTGGTCGGACGAAG GAGCTGGTGTTAACCCAGAGCAACATGTAATGGATGAGATGAGACCTGTAGAAGAGAGTCTTGCATCTGTCCCCAGTCCCAAGCAAACAGATGTAGATGACAGCAGCTGTACATCTAAAACCTTTACCTCTGTTGGAACACAGTGGGAAGACCACATCTTCGAGGAGCATTGTTATATTAAGAGACAACACAGTATAACTTATGTAAACCAGTCAACGCAGTGCGATACATTCAAGCCTCTAACTCTGATGAATGACTATGACTCAAATCTCTACACTGGGCTCCCTCTCCACACATTTCATACCCTTGTAGCTGTTCTGCGTCCCCATGAGAATCTGGCTTACCAGACTGAAATTGAACAGCAAATCTTGCTCACATTAATGAAGCTGAAATTAAACCTGTTGATAGAAGATCTTGCCATTCGATTCCGTATATCAGTGAGTCAAGTGAGCAAGATAATTTCTTTTTGGATTGACACCATGGCTGCAGTCTTAAAGGAACTGATACCATGGCTCCCCAAAGAGACAATCAGGGCCACAACACCAGAGGCATACAAGCAACATTATGCCAATGTTACCTGTATCTTAGACTGCAGTGAAAGTGAAGTCCAAAGACCAGGGAACCTAGACTCAAGGTCTGAATCATACAGCCACTACTATGCTTGCAACACCATCAAGTATTTAGTGGCTATTGCACCATGTGGTCTAGTAATGTTTATATCTGCAGCATATGGGGGACGCTGTAGTGACAAATTCATCACGTGTGATTCTGGCATTCTCGAATACCTCCATCCAGGAGATGAAGTGATGGTGGACAGGGGTTTTTTGATTAGAGACTTGTTGTTTGAAAGAAAAGTCAATATGATAATTCCTCACTTTGCCAACAAAATGCAGCTAACAGAAGAAAAAGTCACATGTAGCCGCAGGATTGCAAATGTAAGGATACATGTTGAACGTGCAATTAGGAGACTGAAAGTATACAAGGTGTTATCACAAACCTTGCCTATCACCCTTATGCCAAAGATAGATAAAATTCTGCGTATATGTGCAGCTTTAGTGAATTTGCGTGGTGATCTAATCCGTGAAGCAgataattaa
- the LOC132111743 gene encoding uncharacterized protein LOC132111743 isoform X2 — translation MDEMRPVEESLASVPSPKQTDVDDSSCTSKTFTSVGTQWEDHIFEEHCYIKRQHSITYVNQSTQCDTFKPLTLMNDYDSNLYTGLPLHTFHTLVAVLRPHENLAYQTEIEQQILLTLMKLKLNLLIEDLAIRFRISVSQVSKIISFWIDTMAAVLKELIPWLPKETIRATTPEAYKQHYANVTCILDCSESEVQRPGNLDSRSESYSHYYACNTIKYLVAIAPCGLVMFISAAYGGRCSDKFITCDSGILEYLHPGDEVMVDRGFLIRDLLFERKVNMIIPHFANKMQLTEEKVTCSRRIANVRIHVERAIRRLKVYKVLSQTLPITLMPKIDKILRICAALVNLRGDLIREADN, via the coding sequence ATGGATGAGATGAGACCTGTAGAAGAGAGTCTTGCATCTGTCCCCAGTCCCAAGCAAACAGATGTAGATGACAGCAGCTGTACATCTAAAACCTTTACCTCTGTTGGAACACAGTGGGAAGACCACATCTTCGAGGAGCATTGTTATATTAAGAGACAACACAGTATAACTTATGTAAACCAGTCAACGCAGTGCGATACATTCAAGCCTCTAACTCTGATGAATGACTATGACTCAAATCTCTACACTGGGCTCCCTCTCCACACATTTCATACCCTTGTAGCTGTTCTGCGTCCCCATGAGAATCTGGCTTACCAGACTGAAATTGAACAGCAAATCTTGCTCACATTAATGAAGCTGAAATTAAACCTGTTGATAGAAGATCTTGCCATTCGATTCCGTATATCAGTGAGTCAAGTGAGCAAGATAATTTCTTTTTGGATTGACACCATGGCTGCAGTCTTAAAGGAACTGATACCATGGCTCCCCAAAGAGACAATCAGGGCCACAACACCAGAGGCATACAAGCAACATTATGCCAATGTTACCTGTATCTTAGACTGCAGTGAAAGTGAAGTCCAAAGACCAGGGAACCTAGACTCAAGGTCTGAATCATACAGCCACTACTATGCTTGCAACACCATCAAGTATTTAGTGGCTATTGCACCATGTGGTCTAGTAATGTTTATATCTGCAGCATATGGGGGACGCTGTAGTGACAAATTCATCACGTGTGATTCTGGCATTCTCGAATACCTCCATCCAGGAGATGAAGTGATGGTGGACAGGGGTTTTTTGATTAGAGACTTGTTGTTTGAAAGAAAAGTCAATATGATAATTCCTCACTTTGCCAACAAAATGCAGCTAACAGAAGAAAAAGTCACATGTAGCCGCAGGATTGCAAATGTAAGGATACATGTTGAACGTGCAATTAGGAGACTGAAAGTATACAAGGTGTTATCACAAACCTTGCCTATCACCCTTATGCCAAAGATAGATAAAATTCTGCGTATATGTGCAGCTTTAGTGAATTTGCGTGGTGATCTAATCCGTGAAGCAgataattaa